TACAACGCGCCGTAGTTGATGCGCACGCTGCTGTCCTTGCCGCGCTGCTTGAGCGTCTGCGAGATCTGATACGGGTGCATGGGCCGCTCCCAGAGCTGTACCAGCACCGCCAGGGCCAGCGGATTCACCCGCCGGAACGCGCGCTGCGCGACCACGATCACCTCCGACTACTCTGACTAGAGTATTCAGCTACTCTGGCCAGAGTAGACCTGCCCCGGACCCCCGGACAAGGCTCGACCCCGGGACCGGAAATACTCCGGTCCCGGGGTCGAAAAAGCCGATCCCGCCGCGGATCTACTGCGCGGTGTGCCCCGGCAGCACGCACACGGCGTCGAGGCCGAGCACATGATTGAGCCGGCCGAAGGCCAGCCACGAGCCCAGGCACATCGACAGCTCCACGATCTCCGCATCCGTGTAGAGCCGTTTCATGCGCGCGAAGAACTCCTCGTCGAGCGCGTGGTGATCCAGCGCGTACACCTCGGCGTACTCCGCGGCCATGCGGGCACGCTCGTCGAGGGCCGCGCTGGTGCGCCACTGGGTCACCGCGTCGGCGAAGGACTCCTCGACCTTCTCGCCCTGGCGATCCGTGCGCCAGTCCAGGCAGAACAGGCACCCGTTGATCTGGGCGATGCGCAGCCGCGCGGCCTCGAACTCCCGCAGCCCCAACGTCGAATGCGAGTACACGGCCAGCGAGAAGTTGGAGGCGGCCACGCCGATGCCGGGCACCATCTCGCCCCACACGTAGCCGATGGGGTCCTTGCCGGCGGGAATGTCGATGATCATGGGGCCGGGTTCCTTCCGAGAGTGCCGAAGGGCAGCGGGACGTCGAGGGCGTCGTAGAGGCCCGGCTCGGCGGCGGCCAGCCAGGGGATGGCGTTCACCAATCTGCCCACGGCCGTGGCGTTGCCGCCCGCGGAGTGATTGCCGCCCTCGTCGGTGGCCTGCACGGTGACCTCGATGCGCGGGCGGCCCTCGATCAGGACGCGGTGCGCGCCCGCACCGCTGGGCGGCTGCGGCCAGTCCGGCGCGCAGCTCGCGTGAATACGGGTGACGTGTTCGATGACGATGCGCGGACTGCCGTCGACGATGCCCTGCACCTCGAAGCGCACCGCACCCTGGGTGCCCGCCTCGAACGTGCCCATGCGTTCGGTGTCGACGGTGTGGTCCAGGGCTTTTCGCTCCACCACTTCGCGAATGTCGGTGAGCGCCACGCCCAATCCGCGCGCGATGAGCCGAATCTGCCCGCCCCACACCATGGTCGGCACGGTGGGTGCGAGCATGGGCGGTTGATAGTCCATGGGCTGGCCCATGCCGACCAGGTAGCGCACGGAGTCGGGCTGATCGTAGGTGGTGTAGTCGAAGATCTCCTGGCAGCGCAGCACCTCGACGCTGCTGCCGAGACCGCTCATCAGCAGTGGCAGGATGTCGTTGCCCCAGCCGGGATCGATGCCGGAGACGAACAGCGCGCCGCCGCCGTCCTTGGCCGCCGCGGCGACGCGATCGCTCAATTCGACGGGGGCGCTGCGGTGGTCGTAGAGGGCGTACAGCGCGGGGGTGACGACGACGGCCCCGGCGCGCAGGGCGCGTTCGATATCGGCGAGGGCGGCGTCGGGACGGATGTCGCCGGAGGCGGCGTAGACCACGGCCCGGGGTCCGGCGGCCAGGGCGGCGTCGATGTCGGCGGTGGCCGCGACGCCCACCGCGGTGTCCAGTCCGGCCAATTCGCCGGCGTCCCGCCCGACCTTGGCCGGGTTGTGCACCAGGACGCCGGTCAGCTCCAGCCCGGGATGCGCCGCGACGGCCCGGATGGCGGCCCGGCCGACATTGCCCGTGCCCCAGACCAGGGTGGAGATCGATTCGGCCGCGCCCATGCACGGAACGTAGCAAATGCTTGGTAGGGAGGTGTCCGATTCGGTTACATTGCGGTGATGGATCTCGAAGCACTCGAAGCGATTCGCACACTCAAGTACCGCTACCTGCGCAGCCTCGACCTCAAACGCTGGGACGAGTTCGCCGACACCCTCTGCGCCGACATCGTCGGCTCCTACGGGTCGCCGTCCGGCGGGCTGCCCGCGCAGTTCCACGGCCGCGACGAGATCGTGGAATTCATGCGCAACGCGCTGAGCGCCAACATCATCACCGTGCACGTGGCCAACCATCCGGAGATCACCGTCGACGGCGACACCGCCACGGGCAGCTGGTGCATGGAGGACACCGTCATCGCCGCCGACTACGGGATCCTGATTCGCGGCGCCGCCTACTATCAGGACACCTACCGCCGCGAGGACGGCGTGTGGCGCATCGCCAGCACCGGCTACGAGCGCATCTACGAATCCAGCCAGTCCACCGGCGATCTGCCCGGCTACCAGCTGCTGGCCAACCGCTGGGCGCCGGACCCCTCACACCATTAGCAGGCCGGAAACCACCGCGCCCCAGCGGATCCGGCCCTCCGCACCGATCGACGCTCAGCGCTGGGCGGCTTCGACCGCCTTGCGCACCACCTCGGCCGAGGCCGGGGACGCGTCGTGTTCGAAGAACGGTTCCGCCACCGCGTACGGGGTGCCGTAGACGGGGGTGTCGGGCTGGGTGCGCCAGCTGTCGGCGAGGGTGCCGATGTCGACGGTGTCGTAGCCGAGCGCGCTGATCAGTTCCGCCGCGGCCTTTTTCGCCTCCGCGTCGTCCCCGGCGATGGGCAGGGCGGTACGGTCGGCAGCCCCCTCGGGGCGGGCCAGCACGGCCAGATGCCGGAACAGAATATTGTTGAACGCCTTCACCACTCGCGAGCGCGGCAGATGTCGTTGCAGCAGTTCGGAACTGGTGGCCACGCCCGCCGCCAGATCGGGGAACTCTCCGTCGCGGCCGGGGTAGTAGTTGTTGGTGTCGATGACCACCTTGCCGGCCAGCGGCTCCACCGGCACCTGCTGATACGCCTTCAGCGGCACGGTCACCACCACGATGTCCCCGGCGGCGGCCGCCTCGTCCGCGGTGGCGGCGCGGGCCCGCTCACCGAGTTCGGACACCAACTCCGCCAAGGTCTCCGGCCCGCGTGAGTTGCTCACCACCACATCGATCCCCGCCGCCACCGCCAGCCGCGCCAGGGTCCCGCCGATATGGCCACTCCCGATCAATCCAAGCGTCGTCATGACCGCTGGCAACACCGCGCCGGTCGCCGATGTTCCCCGCGTCCGTCAGCGCTGTTCCCGCATCCGGCGCGTGATCATTCCGCCACCCCGATGTCCTCGTTCCAGAGGTCGGGGCGCTCGGCGATGAAACGGGTCATCATGTCGACGCAGGCGGGATCGTCGAGCACGGTGACCGCGACGCCGTGCGCGGCCAGCCACTCGTGGCCGCCGGTGAAGGTGCGGGATTCGCCGACGACGACCGCGCCGATCCCGAACTGGCGTACCAGCCCGCTGCAATACCAGCACGGCGACAGCGTGGTCACCATGATGGTGTCGCGGTAGTCGCGGCGGCGACCGGCGTTGCGGAAGGCGTCGGTTTCGGCGTGCACGCTGGGATCGTCCTGCTGCACGCGGCGATTGTGGCCGCGGCCCAGCAGGTTTCCGTCGCTGTCGAACAGCGCCGCCCCGATCGGGATGCCGCCCTCCCGCAACCCGAGTTGCGCCTCCTCGTAGGCGGTGACCAGCAGATCCTGTGCGTTGATCATGCCGATCATGCTGCCACCGCCGCGCCGGAAATCCGGGAACGGTTGACCAGGAAGTAGACCGCGCCGGAGAGCAGGAATCCGGCGAAGAAGGTGATGTCGCCCAGTTGCGGCACGGACTTGGCGATGGCGCCGACGAACTTCTCCTGATTGGAGAACAGCAGCACCGACACCACCAGGCCGAGCGAAAACGCCGCCACCCCACCCCAATTGGCGTAGGCGCGATCGTAGAGCAGATGATCGACGCGCTGTCCGCGCCGCAGATACTCGTCGGCGAACACCACGCCCAGCCACGGGCCGATCCAGTAGGCGACGACCAGCAGGAAACCCTCGTAGCTGGCCGCCGCGTCGGGCAGCGCCCACCAGGCGACCAGGAAGCCGATCACCCCGAAGGCCGCCGACACCGCCGCCCGCTGGGTGCGCACCGAGAATCGGAAACCCATGGTCACGAAGGCCATGGCCCCCGAATACACGTTGAGCGCGTTGGCGGCGACCGCGCCGACGGCGATGGCCAGCAGGGTCAGATCCTTCAGCGGCGTGGCCAGGTTCGCGGTGAACACGTCGGTGGGGCTGCCCTGCGCGGTGGTGGTCACCGTCGCCGAGGCCGCGCCCACGATGGTCAGCCAGCAGCAGGACAGGAACAGTCCGGCCGAGGCGTACCCGCCGGTCGCCGCGCGCGACGCCGAGACGGGCAGGTAGCGAGAATAGTCCGCGGCGTAGGGATTCCAGCCCGCGGCGTACCCGAAGGCGGTGCCCACGGTGAGCAGGAATCCACCCATGCCGCCCACTCCCCCGGCGGGCGCGGGCGCGCCGAGCTGGGCCTTGCTGAAGATCACCACGGTGACGATGGCGAACACGATCGCCAGCAGCGGGAACGCGATGCGCTCCACCGCCTGCACCAGGTTGTGGCCGAAGAACGCGAACGCGGTCTGCGCCACCACGATCACCAGCAGCGCGGTCACCTTCGGCATGCCGGTCAGGGAGTTCAGCGCGAACGCGCCGCTGACGGAGTTGGTGGCGAACCAGCCGACCCCGCACATCACCGACATGAACGCCGCGGGCAGCGCATTGCCGCGATAGCCGAAAGCCAAGCGGCCCAGCACCATCTGCGGGACGCCGTGCAGGGGTCCGCGCGCCGAGAGCAGGTAGTGCGCGGCCGCGCCGAGCCCCGCCCCGACGGCCAGGCCCAGGCTCGCCTGCCAGAAGTTCATGCCGTAGGCGGTCACGGCCAATACACCCACGAAGACGGTGGCGAACTCCATGTTCGGAGACATCCACGTCCAGAACAGTTTTCGCGGCGTGCCGTGGCGAGCGTCCTCGGGAATGCTTTCATCGCCGCCGGGCTCGACGGCGATCACGCGATCGCCGTAGGCCGACCTGGTCTGGATCTCGGTCATGGGAGGAATTGTGCGGTCCGGAATGTTGCCTGGACATGAAATAGGGTTACCAGCAGATACCAAGAACACCCGGCGCTGACTTCGGTTCGGTCAACTCAGTGGCTACACCGACGCGCTGGCCATGACCGCCTACCGTGACGTCCCCGCCGTGGTCGAGACCCTCGCCCTGCTCACTCCCGCCACGCGCGCGGTCGTTCGCAGCGGCGAGGTCCCCTATCACAACCCGATGGGGGCCGACCCGGCCTGAGCTCAATAGAGCCCGGGGACAAGGCGTTTGGTGGTGCGACGGTAGGAGTCGTAGGGGGCGCCGAGGGTTTCGAGGAGGGTGCGTTCCTCGAGGGCGATGCGGCGCAGGAAGGCGTAGGTGGGGACGATCGTGGTGAGCAGGAGGGAAAGGTAGTTGGCGGAGGCGATGCCGAAGCCGAGGGTGACCAGCAGGACGCCGGAGTAGGAGGGGTGGCGGACCCAGTGGTAGGGACCGTTGCTGATGACCGGCTGGTCGGCGTCCACCTCGACGGTGGTGCGGAAATGGCGGCCCAGCACGGTGATCGCCCAGATGCGCAGCGCCAGGCCGAGCCACATGAGGGCGATGCCGGCGATCTGCCAGGGCACCACCGGACCCGGGAAGCGCAGGGGGCTGTCGGCGGGCAGGAAGATGCCGGTGAAGCTGGCGGCCGTCATGGCGGCAGCGACCAGCAGCATGATGGCGAGCCGGGTGCCGCCGTCGCCCGCCGTGGATCCGGTGCCGCGCAGGCGATCTCGGATCCGCAGGGCGATTTCCAAGGCCACCCACGCCCAGGTGGTGTACACGGCGATGGTCACGTCCGCCCGTCCTTTCACACGTCGTGCCCGAGTAGGTCGAGATTCCCATCCAACGGCATGCGCGCGCATCCGGGATCCACCCGGAGAACGACCACCGTCCACCCCGCGTGGTACCCGGGGACCAGGCTCGGGGTGCCGCGGTAGTCCTGGAGTCGAATTCCATTGGCCGCCAGCGGTCAGCGGGCCTGGCCGGTGGTGCGCAGGTCTCGGATGAGCAGGGCGGTGTGCAGCGAGGTGCGGGTCTCGCCGTCGTCGAGATCGACGGCGAGGATACGTTCGATGCGGGCCAGCCGGTCGTAGAGGGTGGGGCGGCTGATGCTGAGACGTTTGGCGAGTTCGGTCTTGTTGCCCGCCAGGTCCAGGAAGAGGCGGAGGGTGGCGGCGAGGTCGGTGGCGTTGCGAATGTCGTGGCGGAGCAGGGCACCGAGTTCGGTTTCGGCGAAGCGCTGCACGCCGGGTTCGTCGCGGATGAGGGCGAGCAGCCCGCGCAGGCGGATGTCGCCGCTGCGATAGAAGGGGCGGGGACGGGTGGAGGGCAGGGCCAGCGCCACTTCGGCGACGTGCGCGGCGTGGGCGAGTTCGCGGGCGGTGTCCAGCAGCGATTCGGAGGCCGCGCCCGCACCGACGACCACCCGGGTCACGCCCGGCACCCGGCGCAGTTCGGCCAGCATGGCGGTGCAGACCGCGGTGAGGGCCGTGTCGAGGTCGCCGCCGCGAGAAACGGCCAGCAGCAGGATGATTCGATTGCCGTGCTCGGGCGCGGCGAGGGCGGTCGCCTTCGCCAGGGCGATGCCGTGCGAGGCCGCGTCCAGCACGGCGGCCGTACGGCGTTGCTGCGCAACCGGATCCGACGCGCAGGCCTCCTCGAATTCGGCGGTGGACGCGACATCCACCGCCAGCGGCACATATCGGGCGCGGCGGGCCAGGCCCAGGGCCGCGGCCAGGGCGACGGCGTCGCGCTCGTCGCCGAGGCGGCCGGTGACCATATCGTCGATGAGACCCGTCTGCGCCTGCCG
This sequence is a window from Nocardia yunnanensis. Protein-coding genes within it:
- a CDS encoding nuclear transport factor 2 family protein, coding for MDLEALEAIRTLKYRYLRSLDLKRWDEFADTLCADIVGSYGSPSGGLPAQFHGRDEIVEFMRNALSANIITVHVANHPEITVDGDTATGSWCMEDTVIAADYGILIRGAAYYQDTYRREDGVWRIASTGYERIYESSQSTGDLPGYQLLANRWAPDPSHH
- a CDS encoding NADPH-dependent F420 reductase encodes the protein MTTLGLIGSGHIGGTLARLAVAAGIDVVVSNSRGPETLAELVSELGERARAATADEAAAAGDIVVVTVPLKAYQQVPVEPLAGKVVIDTNNYYPGRDGEFPDLAAGVATSSELLQRHLPRSRVVKAFNNILFRHLAVLARPEGAADRTALPIAGDDAEAKKAAAELISALGYDTVDIGTLADSWRTQPDTPVYGTPYAVAEPFFEHDASPASAEVVRKAVEAAQR
- a CDS encoding carboxymuconolactone decarboxylase family protein, which translates into the protein MIIDIPAGKDPIGYVWGEMVPGIGVAASNFSLAVYSHSTLGLREFEAARLRIAQINGCLFCLDWRTDRQGEKVEESFADAVTQWRTSAALDERARMAAEYAEVYALDHHALDEEFFARMKRLYTDAEIVELSMCLGSWLAFGRLNHVLGLDAVCVLPGHTAQ
- a CDS encoding methyltransferase family protein is translated as MTIAVYTTWAWVALEIALRIRDRLRGTGSTAGDGGTRLAIMLLVAAAMTAASFTGIFLPADSPLRFPGPVVPWQIAGIALMWLGLALRIWAITVLGRHFRTTVEVDADQPVISNGPYHWVRHPSYSGVLLVTLGFGIASANYLSLLLTTIVPTYAFLRRIALEERTLLETLGAPYDSYRRTTKRLVPGLY
- a CDS encoding purine-cytosine permease family protein; protein product: MTEIQTRSAYGDRVIAVEPGGDESIPEDARHGTPRKLFWTWMSPNMEFATVFVGVLAVTAYGMNFWQASLGLAVGAGLGAAAHYLLSARGPLHGVPQMVLGRLAFGYRGNALPAAFMSVMCGVGWFATNSVSGAFALNSLTGMPKVTALLVIVVAQTAFAFFGHNLVQAVERIAFPLLAIVFAIVTVVIFSKAQLGAPAPAGGVGGMGGFLLTVGTAFGYAAGWNPYAADYSRYLPVSASRAATGGYASAGLFLSCCWLTIVGAASATVTTTAQGSPTDVFTANLATPLKDLTLLAIAVGAVAANALNVYSGAMAFVTMGFRFSVRTQRAAVSAAFGVIGFLVAWWALPDAAASYEGFLLVVAYWIGPWLGVVFADEYLRRGQRVDHLLYDRAYANWGGVAAFSLGLVVSVLLFSNQEKFVGAIAKSVPQLGDITFFAGFLLSGAVYFLVNRSRISGAAVAA
- a CDS encoding nucleoside deaminase, with product MINAQDLLVTAYEEAQLGLREGGIPIGAALFDSDGNLLGRGHNRRVQQDDPSVHAETDAFRNAGRRRDYRDTIMVTTLSPCWYCSGLVRQFGIGAVVVGESRTFTGGHEWLAAHGVAVTVLDDPACVDMMTRFIAERPDLWNEDIGVAE
- a CDS encoding dihydrodipicolinate reductase; amino-acid sequence: MGAAESISTLVWGTGNVGRAAIRAVAAHPGLELTGVLVHNPAKVGRDAGELAGLDTAVGVAATADIDAALAAGPRAVVYAASGDIRPDAALADIERALRAGAVVVTPALYALYDHRSAPVELSDRVAAAAKDGGGALFVSGIDPGWGNDILPLLMSGLGSSVEVLRCQEIFDYTTYDQPDSVRYLVGMGQPMDYQPPMLAPTVPTMVWGGQIRLIARGLGVALTDIREVVERKALDHTVDTERMGTFEAGTQGAVRFEVQGIVDGSPRIVIEHVTRIHASCAPDWPQPPSGAGAHRVLIEGRPRIEVTVQATDEGGNHSAGGNATAVGRLVNAIPWLAAAEPGLYDALDVPLPFGTLGRNPAP
- a CDS encoding PucR family transcriptional regulator gives rise to the protein MHLTVADVVAMPVVRAGEPEIAGGGSLDRPVRWVHVSELPEVAELLVGRELILTTGQALAAGDAATVAYLESLAAAGVSGLVVELGTYVRELPPVVVATADRLGLPLVALHRVVRFVEITEAVHRVIVADQYAELEFARTVHETFTALSVRRAALADIVKTAAGMLDTSVVLEDLTHRVLALTARHVGTPALLEQWEHVSRLLPDTDPHVVPVGPHTQPWGRLILRPAPATGGVAEAPNARARMVLERAAQTLTLHRMIERDRFGLHRQAQTGLIDDMVTGRLGDERDAVALAAALGLARRARYVPLAVDVASTAEFEEACASDPVAQQRRTAAVLDAASHGIALAKATALAAPEHGNRIILLLAVSRGGDLDTALTAVCTAMLAELRRVPGVTRVVVGAGAASESLLDTARELAHAAHVAEVALALPSTRPRPFYRSGDIRLRGLLALIRDEPGVQRFAETELGALLRHDIRNATDLAATLRLFLDLAGNKTELAKRLSISRPTLYDRLARIERILAVDLDDGETRTSLHTALLIRDLRTTGQAR